From Anaerolineae bacterium:
GTGCAACCTCCTCTTGATCGTGCTGTGCATCCCGGTCGTCACCGCGCCGGCGGCCATCGTCGCCTTGCACTACGTGTGCGACCTGGCCGCCCGCGACAAGGCCATCTCCATCCGGGATTATTTCGACGGGTTCCGGCAGTATTTCCTCCGGGGAACCGCCCTGGTACTGCTGGACGTACTAGTAGGCCTCCTGCTGTTCGCCAACATCTGGTTTTACGGCCAATTTGACGCCGTATGGGCCGCCCTTGTGCGCGCCATTTGGATCGGCATCACGCTGTTCTGGGCTTTACTGCAGGTGTACCTGGTGCCGATGTTTGTGGTCCAGGTCGAGCCTAAAATCCTCACAGCCTGGAAAAACGCCGCGTTCATGGTGCTGGCAGGGCCGTTCTTCTGTGCCATCATCGGCATCG
This genomic window contains:
- a CDS encoding DUF624 domain-containing protein, whose protein sequence is MLGIRDAFIAVWSALRIFWEELFTFVVCNLLLIVLCIPVVTAPAAIVALHYVCDLAARDKAISIRDYFDGFRQYFLRGTALVLLDVLVGLLLFANIWFYGQFDAVWAALVRAIWIGITLFWALLQVYLVPMFVVQVEPKILTAWKNAAFMVLAGPFFCAIIGIVNLTVIVLSLILMVPAMTFGLSLAALISCVALNNRLDALGIRKKPADENPQR